Within Miscanthus floridulus cultivar M001 unplaced genomic scaffold, ASM1932011v1 fs_238_2, whole genome shotgun sequence, the genomic segment CCACATTGGAGATGGATCAGCTGTCAACGAAAGGGAATATGTGGCCTTCCTaaacatgtggctagaaagattcattttctatgggtcatcttgtggtccaaccatCAGTgtcccttggtggttgatacaactatggcttaatctgtatatgcacaagattacAAGGCCTGATCTCAGAAACCTAAGCTTTCCTTCTctaattttgatgaggaatataaggGCGAAGAAGGAAGAATCCACCAGTGCATGAGCTACGGTAAAGCTGCATCAACCATGATAATTGACATCAATATTGggcatctcttcaaaaagttttatagagggtttgatgtagatgTCCTGATTGGGCTACCTTTTGATGGGGATGAGAACAATGAACTGATCTTCCCatttaaattttgatttgaatcaggctgcttgGACGAGCCAGCGGTTGCAATCTTTAACTCCTTTATCAAGCCCTATGTTCTTCCAGTCGAATTTCATCATGGTTGTGGCAAAATGGTTACATGCTCCTTCATTCTAGGCAACCTcacaacttatgagttttacaacccttcatttgtagctCGTTAGTTTGGTTTCAATCAATTGCCCCCTCAACTTttcttcaaggatatactgaGGCCAAGAGAAGACATCAGTGAGGTACTGGAAGCCTCTAGAATTTTTCAactgggatcagatcttccttccctttgcttgcatgactggatcAGGGCCAGCTTTTCTTCCACTCtatttgactcctggtggcaagaatagTGCTCCCACCTCTTCTGTGGGTCGGTCCATTCTttgtgcatagctctggatggggaatttgcttctgatagtgaggtaacttgCCATTTCTTTTAAGTAGATTGTCCGATGAATTTTTTGCCAACTATTCTAACCGACCCTTTTTAGGACATTGAATTTGATCCTCTGAGCCTGGATAGGAAGGGGTGTCCCATAGACTATCGGCCACCGTGCCCGGTTACAAGAACAGGGTTAGCTGCACCTTCGTTGacgaaattgatgaaaactcatgccgTCCCCACAATCGTGACATATCAGTCTTCAAAGTGTAGGGGTCTAAGGGGCAACCCAGAAAGCTATTACTAGGAAAAGACTCTATAGAATGAGACCATCAATTCAGGTAAATAGTCTATCTCCTTATCAAACTGATATTTCAGCTTTTAATCCTGTTCCTTcatagttatcgagcattgcATCCCAATCCGCTCTGGGTGAGGAACTGCTATCCCAGGTGTTTGATTCAGCACCAACTAAAACTCCATCGACTGATCCTCAAGAGGAGCTGATTTCGGCTAAAATAACCGAAGCCTCCACAGCAGCAGAAAATGTAAGTTTCATTCTAGATGCTTATCAGAGTATGTTCTTTAACTTCTTGATTTACTCAATTTTTCATCCTTCATTTGACTTCTTACTATGCCAAGATACTTTCTAAGTAAACACCTATGCAAGAGCAGGAGCTTGACAGTCCACTTAATGATCCCATCGATGTCGAAGGTGATCTTGTTGTTGTTGACCCTCAGACTAGTCAATTCCCCATTTCAGCATGCAACTGATGGTAAGGAGGTTATATGCCCCTTTTATTCTTCTATGATAATCATGAAATAGAAATTTTCCTTTACACTATAGATACCAACGCTGAAAGCTCAGAGCCGATTTAACCAGATgttattggtgcatcatcagttgttcctcCTCTTTAGATAGAGGCTTCAGAGAAGGTACGGTATCTTCTTAACCATCCATTTTGTTATGAACTGACTCAAACCTCCTAATCGAGATTTCCTTATACATAGGCACTCAATCTCCTAGCTCTGAGCTATTCCTTTAATCTTGGAGAGTATCTGGATGAggatgaaatcagctcatcagccacctcttcGAAGGATGCTCTaccagaagagaccagaaattggcTAAGGGATATATTCCCAATATTTGAGAAGAACATAGCCCATCTAGTCTAAGGCACTATCTTaatgcagagagtcttcttggctattaagggtaatccatcccccaCTCTCTCTAGGGTCTTGCCatctttatctatttttgaagatcaggccTTGAAGGTGAAAAGGGCTCAGAGGAATCTGTCCAACCATGAGACTTTATTGGCCAAGAGGAACTCCAACatgcaagaggctaaagagctggcacatttgattgatgatttgaagaatTCCACCCCCAGGATCAATCTAGAATTGTCTCAATTGGAAACCAagtgtgcagaacttgagaaggagctagagaaCATGAATGCTGCCATCAACTGCCACAAGTCCAACCTAGCTCAGatacccaatgccattaagcAAAAGAAGCAAGAACTATTGGCCAAAGTTAGAGAAGGCAGGGTCATCCACAGTGGCCTTGAGGacattcctggatcagccgaagaagataagcaacagattgcagaagctgatgctatccggctagaagtaCTAAACacaatctaggatgttctagacttgtaatctgTATGTTAACATGTATCTTGTGTGGAACCAATGATAACCATGCTTTCCATCGTCTCGTTGTTTTTCTTGtttcggctaaatagctgattttgaaaatagccgatctcAGGTTTCTAATCTTAATctaattaagtctaaaaacatggcctttattGAGAGAACCCTTCGATCTTTCATTTTTAGTCACCCTGGTGCCAtattctctttggcattagtgaGGTGGCACTTTGTCTTCTATTAATTACGGTTGTCCTTTTGCACGTCCCGAGGCATCCACCTCCTCGCTCCTATGGCTTCAAATACCACCCGAGTGCTTTGGCCTTGAACACATCTCCACTCAGTAACTGTTCCTTTGCACTCCTTCAGCCTGCCAAAACCCCATAGCGattttctttctccctttcgtAGATCCAATCATCCTTCATGGCCGGATGAGGACAACCAAAGCAAATGCGTGGTGGAGGATATTTCAGAAGAGAGTATGCCGGTGAACTAGCGCCTTCGACACTGtgaggtgagatcgacatcttcTGCTTGTGACGATGAACTATTCTAATTTGCCTATAGATTTGTTTTGAACGACAGTCTTTGTCATCTTCCCAGGGCCGACAAGCCCTCTAACGCTGCATCTTCTGCGCCGGCCTCATCATCGCACTCCTCTGACTTGTACAATGGCGATGATGCCCGACGTTTTTTCCGAGAGTGGAGGGTGGCTCAGAACCGCTATTCCGAGGTGACTCAGGAGAATGGCTAGCTGAAGATCCACCTCGGGGTCTCTCAGGCTACTCTTCATGCAGCTGAGAAGGAGAACAACATCGTCTGAGCATGGCTAGCCGAGTCTGACACCATGGTGGTAGGTAAGACAAACTTCAGGGATGCCTCTATTCTGATTTCcactatctttatcttgatagttctttCATTTCTGTGATCATCAGCCCTGATGGtgtagttggagtccctccaactagcAGCGAATGCGGCTGCAGATGCCATCAATGCTCAGGGTCCCCTCATCAATGCTCGCCTCCATGACATTCTAGCCTGCAttcaggagattgccctccatgaCGTTCGTCATGGCACGACGGTGGCGCGGACCGTGGTGCAAGTCTAgactgggtacgagctccatgccatggagactggtttcccaatgggcaatggccccgaggagcatgaggatttgCTTGAGGAGTTTTTTGTCGCGGCGGAGGCCGTAGTGgatatcacatccgctcaggatgtggtgaacaaggtcttcaacTAGATTGTATTTAGGGAAAACTAATGAATGAAACCTTCTGTTCTTTCATGAATatgtctcagtgcaatgcccctgtatgtgtcatgaatgtctttgtttttttgtttttgctctggaggtgatacatatcgtatcgactTTTATATATTCAAAgatctttatttttgaactagaggcgatacctttctggtatcggctattagagccaaaaacaaatcggctatcaagtgttgatcaaatgctaggataatatccctTCAAATATATTTCATTGAttgctattgataggttgcaccagaacttttcAGACCAAAAGTTAAATGATCGATCAAtccaggccaagcatctcattaatcAAAACAAAACCTCCTTTAATAGATCCATCAACTCTAAATTGCATTTATGTTTtgacttagcattcacatacatcggcctaagcCTATCTCTAGGATCAATGCTTATTCTTCTCAAATCCAATGGCCGACATGAAGCTATGACTATCTACTAAAACAAACCGCTTGTTTATTTGTGTCTAGAACTCCACCATCTTGTGTTTCCATATTGAAGCCCTCATATTAACATAACAATTCAATTACTGCTCTATTTGTTCTTATTGATTCTTCGATTGTTTGCAGGATAAGTGTCTCGTGGCTGGATGATTGCGTTCCACAAGATCGTAAGATGAGCAACCATTGAAGATGGTGCATTGGTCGCTAAGGCACAACGTTCATGAATGGTTATAGTTGGGGTATGAATGTTATCTCCGTCCACCAACCAAGGTATTCTTCTCCACAGAAAGATTGGGACACTTGTACTTGTATCAGAATCGAAGCCTAGGAGGCTAGGATCTATGAGCAATAGTCGCTCTGACCGGCAGATGCTGATGCTCATACATGCACGCATATGTACTATGGATACACCCTACCTCTACGAGGCACCTTATAAAAGAATAAGCCGGAGATCTTGAGATTCACGAAGTTATCACATGTGCCACATTGTCGATAAACACGTCGCTTACCACTCCAATAACAACACTGTTAAATCCTAAGATAAATTCAGTACATACGAGCATCCGTATCAAGTCAATGATTTAAATCCAGATGAACAAATTCTACCACAAGCAAGGAACTCCACTAACTGAGCTACATTCAATTCGTTTGTGGTTATCCTACTTCTTGATGGTAACCTGTGTCTTGGATCGAGCTTATTGTACGATGATATTCCAATATAATAATATCCTTATGTCATATTAATACACTGAATATTTATTTCTATTGTTATCGCTTTGTTTCATGCAAGTCAGATGTGTTTAATGAAAAAAGTTCTGCACACGGCGCTCGCGAATTAGTGGCATTTATTCTGTCCGGGGCTGAGTATACGGCAGGTATCCTCTCTGCCAAATCTGACACAGAAAATGCATGGCTTCCACACAAACGCCAGCCCACAGCACAACTCTCAAACGCCTtgtttagggcgcgtttagatgcatttttttttgattttggctaccgtagtactttcgtttatatttgataattagtgtttaattatggactaattaggtttgaaagtttcgtctcgtgatttctcacccaactgtgcaattagttttttttcgtctatatttagtactccatgcatgtgcagattcgatgtgatggatactgcgcaaaaaattttggaaactaaacatgcCCTTAGTTGCTCTCTTTAAAGTTTACTTCTTATCCCATCAAATGTTTGACACacgcatagagtattaaatatagactaaaaaaataactaattgtacagtttacgactaatttatgagaaaaatcttttaagcctaattagtccatgatttgacaatgtggtattACGGTaatacatatgctaatgatgaataaattaggcttaataaattcgtttcgTGGATTACGAAcaaattatgtaatttatttttttattagtatccaaacagtCTATATGACAGACACCTCAAAGCTTTACACCCTAgatttaaacaaggcctcagtTGACGGTACTCTCTTGATCAATGGTATAGTGCTCCTTCCAAATTACTAAGAAGCAAGGCAATTATGCGAGCAGATGTTTCTAGATGTTGTCCTGTGATGATCCAGAATTTAACAATACTCTTTGGAACAGGTGGAAATGTTCATGATCTTTTTGAAGAAATTCCGTGTTCGAAAATCGTTGAATCACTTTGAAACATCCGGATGCTCAAATATTATGTACATTCTACTCAAGATCTCTGCTGTAACTGTACATtctttttagaaaaaaagaagaaagtaaGAAATAGCTTCTGAAATACAAGCACGCACATTTCCTACCCAACTACAAGTAGCACTAGTAATCAGTTGATCAATTTCCCAAAGAATTTAAgctttgattggtttcttcacaTCACAGGGGGCGCCCGGAGCAGCATGTCCGCCTTGTGGATGCTCCTGCTTGGGCCAAGAAGGCATCCACTGAGACGGCTCTCATCGCCATAGTCGTCGTGCTCCTCCTCCTTGCCCACAAGTGCGCCGTCACGGCGCCTGTACGCGGCCTCCACGTCGCTAAGGATGGCCGACACCTCCGCCATCCCCGGACGGCTGCGCCCGTCGTTCCCCACGCACGCCAGCGCCACCCTGGCGGCCCGCGCCAGCAGCCGCGCCTCCGCCTTGTCGGCCGGCGCGCCGGCCCGCACGACGTCGAGAACCTCCATGCTGGCGCCGCCGCGTATATGTGGGAGGGCCCAGTCCGCAAGCCGGCCGCCATCCCAGCGCCGCCCAGTGAGCAGCTCCAGCAGCACCGCGCCGAACATGTACACGTCGTCCTCCGCGCGCGCGTCGTCGTCGCGGCGGTCGAGGAAACCGGCCAGCCCGTAGTCGGTGAGCCTGGTGGTGGCGTTGGCGTGCCTccagcgcgcgccgccgccggaggaggCGTGCACAAGGACGTTGCACGGCAGCACGCGGCCGTGGGCCACGCCGTGCGCGTGCAGGTGCGCCAGCCCGCGCGCCGCACCGGCGGCGACCGCGGCGCGCTGGCGCCACGACAACGCGGGTACGTGGTGGGCGTGGGCGGCGTCGTCCCAGACGAGGACCCTGTCGAGGCTGACGGCGCCGGCGGGGGCCCGCTCGACGAGGATGACGCGCTCTCCTGGGCCCTCGGAGAGGCCGATCACGGTGGCGACGTTGGGGTGGGGCGGCACGGCCAGCGAGCGGACCGCGGCGGGGAACCGTCTCCCGCCGGGGTCGCCGAGGACCAGGTGCGGGTGCATGCGCTTGGCGGCGATCCCGGGTGCCGCAGCGTACACGGCGAAGTGCCTCCCCTGCCCGATGACCCGGCTCGGGTGGAACCCGTCCGTGGCGCGCTCGACGTCGGCGAGCGTGATTACCGGCAGAGGCGCGGTCGAGGCCGAAGAGCCTGAGGCTGCGGCACCACCGTCGGCAGGGCTTCTCGCGGCTGCCATACGCCTCTTGCGCCAGAGCAGGAAGAGCGCGACGGCTAGGGCGACGACCGCGACTGCGGCGCCGGCCACGACGGTGTGGTGGACGGCGGCCACCACGGCGGCGTCGTGCATGGCGTGGCTAGAGGGTCGTGGAGCACGCTGTGCGCGCGCGCTCCGGGAGCACGTATGGGATTAAGTAGCACGTACGCAAGTTAAGGCTACACGAGACGAGCGATGGTACGTGTCTTTGGCTGTAGGTCCAACCTGCAATGCGTACACCGTGAACGAATGGACTGTCAGTGGAATGTGTCGCAACTGTGTTGAGCACCTCACAAGGTTGAAGCATCGCCGTGTTGTTTTTATTTTGTTCagtgttgtagcatttcactgtTTCTTTTGTCACTTGTTATTTGTTAGGAAGACACTGATTCTCTGTGACacatatttatttttattttttgtttttggctaCAATGCACTATGAGTTTAGCATGCTTTGATTGCGGCAACGTGATTCCTAACGGTCAAACTGCTCTTTCCCTAAAAGGAATCATGATTAAATTTTTAGGTAAATTTTAGGACTCTCTTCAATACTAGGTATCTGCTGATTAAAACTACTCAATGTTATCTTTGCTATAAGACACTCTTGAATTCTGGTAATTTGCTCCTACACgttataactattaaaataatattttctataagTGGATGGGAGAAAAGTTAAAAGTAACCAAAATATCCTCACTGTTTCATCAGCTGGCAAGGATCCAAGCGGCGAAACCCAAATAGACTCAATCTCAATCTCTGTGGGTTACAGTGAAACCAGAAAAATCTAAGCGTATTATTTGTGGGTTCGTGGACAAGTCCCCTTGCGTTGTCTCCAACAGGAGACCTATTGTAGAACTCAAACCTAAACTAGGTCTCTAACACAATAACTATAACATCCAATAGACTATCTATATGAAGGACCAATTTTAGGTGCCAGAAGAGGCATCACCCAGATTTGAGTATCCTCTATTCAAGAGACCCATTTACAGAAAGGGTTGTCgtcttattgttggagaagacaaaaaatatgtattgaaccatttgcctgtagcgctacccaaaagaTGAATATGTGTTGTATTTTAGGTCGAGGTTGTTGAGACAGTCTTATATCCCTGCCAGTTAGAGCATAACATCTTTGCTTTTAGTTTTCTGGGTATTGTCATGAGATGCTATCCTTCTTCCTCCATCTGGCTCGCAAATCTCTAGCTCTATGATCCCTTCTCTAGAAGGACCTGTTGGTTCATGGCCTGAAAGGCAATTTGCCTACCAAGCAACCATCCTAGCTGTCTGGCGACCAAAATTGTTGACCTAGAAACGTTGCCTACGAGACAAAGCTATCTGGCCGGCAAATCAAACATACACCCCAAATTAATCTGGTGTTTCCTAATTAGCTGTTCTTTTGTTGATGTAGCTTATGCACCTCAAGATTTCCAAGATTTGCATTTGTTCTATCTAGAGAGAACAAAATAATAACATTTttcttatataatttaaataattaAAACCTATGCCCGAAATCTTTGGAGATAGAGCCGTGGCCAAATTTCTTTTTTGAAAGATGTGGCTAGATTATTTAAGATACTTTTTGTTTCCGATAAAACCTAATGAGACGATGCTTATTGCTTACTAGGACACTAACAAATAGGTGAAAACAGAGTGAGTGCCACTCAAGCAATCACACCAAATAAAATAACATCATTTGCAGGTTTAGGGTACCGAATTTACATCACCCTAGTTAAGCCAAGCCACACTAATCACACTAGGTCAGGAGTTGGAATGAAAAGCTTGTCTGTTATATTCTTATGTTTGTGTGCATCCAACCAAGAGCATTATTCGAACAGGTACAAGTGGTTCTAACTAACGTGATCGTGCAGAGTTTGTTCACTGCAGAGCAGGTTAGTGTGGAGTTGAAAGTGCTTCGTTCTAAGGCTAACTTTTGTTCTCAACTTCAAATATTTTCTTCTCAATGTCGTGTCACTTTCTCACTTGCTGACGACGACATATCCATCttgatataaaaaaatatatatacatcaGCTGACGTCCCAATTACAAAGCCACACTAATCACACGAAACCGAAAGGATGGATACAACGAGCACTAGGTCAGTTAGTTGGGCATACTTTGTACCACCTCATGTCATGTGTTTGTCTTCTTCCTTCGGGTTTTTATATCGAAGTTTTGGTCACGACGACTTTTGGTGCATGGAAAACCATCTTGATGTTATAGCGTCTCAAGAGTTCTCTAAATCCCTTCCTAATCCTTGTTTTTTAGCAAAATAAGAAAAACCTTCTCTTCAACGACTCTTAATCCATCTtcctaatcttttagaacttggAAAAAGTCACCATGTTCTAGGTAAAGTTACACGCTTTCGAGTCACGCGTATCTTCTCTCGCCGCGCGTGTTTGTCGGGCAATCTAAAGGTAGAAGAGCGTGGAAAAAATAAAGAGTAGGAAATAGTTCTTGAtgtaaatgtacaagagagaatatataaaagtggttaggataatttaaaaatagtataggatttctaatgtaaaattgtcttctataattaggagtggattattagaaactcttggagatgacttTCTTTATTCCTTCCAATATTTTTTTAGGAGTTATAAAACTCCATATTTCTGGAAGAAAATATTAGGTACTCTTGGAAATACTCTTACGCGGGTGACGACCCGCTGGGAATACCAAACAACACTCTGGTTCTCTTTGGAACCCCTATATTTGATCCAAAACACCTTGTAATCTGACTATTTGTACAACCCAAACCAGAATTAATTGTTTAGTTTAGTGGTTACAAGAGCCTTACTAACACATTAGCTTTTGGGTTCGACTTCCCGTGGGACCTAGGATTTAACGGTGTTATGCTTTCAGGGGTACGCGATGTTTTCGTCGACAACTGAGACGCTTGTGGTGACTTTGTCAATCTTGAGGATTTGTCAGCCCAATGTTCGAAGATGCTCGTTATACCGTGTAATTCGCAAAAAGAATGTTTTGATTGAATCAAAACCGGTCTAAAATAAAACACACCCCCTTAGGTCTGGAAAACGAAACGACAATTATTACGATAACGATACAATAAGGACGTTCGTTCTGTGACTCCTGTACGGACGCGCTCTCACAAAAAATCCCTGTCCACTCATTCTATTCTCTATTGCACCTC encodes:
- the LOC136530941 gene encoding salt tolerance receptor-like cytoplasmic kinase 1 produces the protein MHDAAVVAAVHHTVVAGAAVAVVALAVALFLLWRKRRMAAARSPADGGAAASGSSASTAPLPVITLADVERATDGFHPSRVIGQGRHFAVYAAAPGIAAKRMHPHLVLGDPGGRRFPAAVRSLAVPPHPNVATVIGLSEGPGERVILVERAPAGAVSLDRVLVWDDAAHAHHVPALSWRQRAAVAAGAARGLAHLHAHGVAHGRVLPCNVLVHASSGGGARWRHANATTRLTDYGLAGFLDRRDDDARAEDDVYMFGAVLLELLTGRRWDGGRLADWALPHIRGGASMEVLDVVRAGAPADKAEARLLARAARVALACVGNDGRSRPGMAEVSAILSDVEAAYRRRDGALVGKEEEHDDYGDESRLSGCLLGPSRSIHKADMLLRAPPVM